AAATTTTCTCGCCGTTTGGCGTAGCTTTAGTGAAGGAGAAATATAAATGAGACTAGAGAAAAAAGCGACGGTGGTATCCACATCCGTTGCAGGGTTATTAGTCATAATGAAAATGACTGTCGGAATTTTAAGCGGTTCAATCGCAGTTTTAGCTTCGGCAATAGATAGTTTTTTAGACCTTATAGTTTCATTATTTAATTTTTTCGCATTAAACACTGCTGAAGCTGCACCCAATGAAGATTTTAATTTTGGAAAAGGCAAAATGGAGCCGCTTGCGGCTGTAATAGAGGGTACGGTTATCTCATTATCTGCTTTATTTATTTTATACGAAGCTCTTCAAAAAATTATAAATCCACAAGAGATGCTTTATATGAGCGAATCAATTGTAGTTATGTTTATATCCATCATAATTACGCTTTTGCTTGTTATGTTTTTAAACTATGTTGCAAATAAAACTAATAATCTTGTAATTAAAGCTGATGCCCTTCATTATAAAACAGATATATTTTCAAACGCGGCCGTACTGGTTGCAATCGGTCTTGTAGCTTTAACAGACGAGCAGATTATAGATGCCGTTATCGGTTTAGGAATAGCAATCTATATGATATATTCCGCTATACCTATTATAAAAGAAGGTCTTTTGATGCTTTTAGATGCAGCACTTCCCGAAGAAGATGTGGAAAAAATTCAAGCTGCAATCACCAAACACAATGCAGTTACGGATTATCACTTTTTAACAACTAGAGAATCGGGTTCTCATATCTTCATATCTGTTCATGCCGTCTTTAACGTAACTATTTCACTTTATGATGCCCATCTCGTAGCAGATAAAATTGAGAATGAATGGAGAAATTTATTTCCCGATAAAAAGGTCCACGCTTTAGTTCACATGGACCCGTATGACGATTCTGAAATTAACAAAGAAGAAGGTAAATATTAAAATTATTTAGCATAAACTATAGCCCTGCTTTCACGGATTACGTTTACTTTTATCTCACCCGGATACTGAACTTTTTGTTCTATCTCTTCGGCTATCTCTTTGGCCATAAGTATTGATTCATCATCATTTATAAGAGTTGCATTTACTATAACCCTAACTTCACGACCTGCATTGATAGCATAAGCCTGTCTAACTCCGGTATGAGTAGATGCTATCTCTTCTATCTCAGTTACACGCTTTAGAAAGCTCTCTAAAACTTCACGACGAGCTCCCGGACGAGCGGCTGAGAGTGCATCGGCTGCACACACACAGGCACATTCGATTGTTTCCATCTCTTCATGTCCATGATGGGCATAAATGGCATTTATAACAATATCGTCTTCATCGTAACGTTTACAAATCTCAGCACCCAAATCTACATGATTACCATCAACATCATGTGTCATTGATTTACCGATATCATGTAAAAGTCCTGCACGTTTTGCCAAACGTATATTTCCACCCATTTCTGCTGCCATAATACCTGCTAAATGAGCTACTTCCAAAGTATGAGCAAGTGCATTTTGTCCATAAGAAGCACGATATCTCAGCTTACCTATTAACTTCATAAGTTCGGGATGCATAACTCCGATATCCATATCGGCTACCAACTCTTCACCTTCGTTTAAAATAGCCTCTTCAAACTCATCGCTAACTTTTTCAAAAATCTCCTCTATACGAGCAGGTTGGATACGACCGTCCTCTATTAAAAGTTCAATAGTTTTTGTTGCTATTGCACGTCTGTAAAGGTTAAAACTGCTTACCTGTATAGCATTTGGAGTATCGTCAATTATGATATCCACACCAAGCAATGTTTCTAAAGACTTGATATTGCGACCCTCTTTACCTATGATTCGACCTTTAAGTTCGTCATTGTCAAGATGCACGATATTTGTTAGTCTTTCATTGGCAAACTCTCCTGCAAAGCGACTTGTAGCCTGAGCTAAAATATAGTTTGCTTTTTTCTTGGCATCTTTTTTAGCTTCATTTTCATATTTTCTTACAATATGTGCAATCTTGCTACGTGAACGGTCTTCTACTTTTTTAAGCAGAATATCCCTTGCCTCGTCTTGTGTCATACCGGCACTGTGTTCTATCGCATGCAGTGCTTTTTGTATATTGTCTTCATATTTTTTCTTTAGTGAATCAAGAGATTTTTCATTTCTTTGTAAATCAATTTTTCTTTGCTTTAATACAGAAGATTCGTCTTGGAGTCTTCTTTGTTCATCTTTTTTGTATCTTTTAAAGTCTTGTTCTTTTTGTACAACTGCATCTTCTCTTTGTTGCAAATCAGCTCTGGCTCTATCTTTTGCGCTCTCAAACTGTTTTTTAGCTTCTAGTTCAATCTCTTTAGATTTAAGATGACTTTTTTCTAAAAGGTTTTGCGCTTCATTTTCAATAACATGAGCTTTTGCTTTTGCCTGTTGAACATAAACTTCAAAATTAGCACTATTAATTTTTTTTGAGATAAAAAATCCGATAACTCCACTAATGGTAGCCGTAGCACCACCTAGTAGCATCTCATTTAACATTATTTATCCTATTTCTTGATAAGCCTTGCATCCGTACTTAGTAGCATATCACCCGTAACATCGTAATGGTCACATATATATTCTTTTGTAAAACAAATTTTAGCTTGTGTAAAAATCGTATATGGTCTTTTTTTTAATTTGGAAAAGAAACGATCATACATCCCTCTGCCGAAACCTATTCTTTGCAAATTACCATCAACTCCGACTACGGGCACGATGGCTATATCAATATTATTTATTTTTTTAAAACTGTTTCCCGCTTCATAAATACCAAATTTCTTTTTCTGTAGCGGTAACCTAAATGGTACTATCTTAAAACTTTCATTTTCCATAAAAGGGATAAAAAGATTGTTTTTTTTCCTAAGGTACAAAATAGTTTTTCTTATATCTGCCTCAATTGGAAGCGGATAATATATAAGTATATTTTTTTTATTTAAACCTTTTAACTCTTTCATTAAAAGATTATTTATTATATTTTTATTGTAAATAGAGCTATTTTTAGGAATCTTTTTCATCTTTTTTAGACATATTTGTCTAAAACTGTTTTTTGTAAGAGTCATATTTAATCTTTGTGGCTATAATTTCTTCCAATTTTACTTAAAAAAGGCAGCATTTATGCTTAATAAATCACTAGTTTATATCACCCTAATATTATCTTTAACATTTTTTACAGCTTGTAGTTCCGATAATGAAGCTAATGATATGTTGGCTTCAAACGAATTTGTTTTAACGACTACCGATGCCAAACAGATTGTTGTAAAAAAGAATGATAAAGACGGTTTTAGCATTGATGGACAAAACGGAAAAGTTATAGTATTTGATATATTTGCAACATGGTGTCCGCCATGTCAAGCTTCAGCTTCACATCTTACATCTTTACAAGAAAAATACAAAGACAAAATACTTGTAATAGGCTCAACCGTAGAACGCCCAGAATTTACTAAAGAGGGTAATATCGTTAACGATAAACTTGAAGAGTTTAGATTAAAACATAACGCTAAATATACTATAGTTAATTCTGACCAAAATCTAAGACTTAACAATGCAATTACTTCAAGTTTAAAAATGGGAGAACGTTACCCTATTCCTACCGTTGTTTTGTATAAAGACGGAAAGTATATAAACCACTATGTCGGAAGCATACAAGAAGAGTTTATTGAGAGTGATATAAAAAGGGCTTTGGAAATATAGATGCTAGGATTTATAAAAAAATCCCTTAGCAAAACAGCTGAGGCTATAAAGACCGTAGCTCCAAAGAAAAAAATATCTTTTTCTAAAGAAGAAATAGAAGATATTTTACTTGAAGCCGATGTCGAATATGAGTTAATAGAACTTATACTTGACCAAACCTATCAAGAAAAAATTACCCGTGATATTTTACGTTCAAAACTTTTAGCTACACTTGCATATACTACATACAAAGAGCCTGAGTACAAAGCACCTTTTGTAGAGCTTATAGTCGGTGTAAACGGAGCAGGTAAGACTACTACTATTTCTAAACTGGCATATCGTTATAAAGATGAAGGTAAAAAAGTTATGCTCGGTGCAGGAGATACTTTCCGAGCAGCGGCAATAGAGCAACTTACTCAATGGGCTAATAAGCTTGACATTCCTATAGTCGCTTCAAAACAAGGACATGATTCATCTGCCGTTGCATATGACACTATCGATTCTGCAAAAGCTAAAGAATATGACAATGTTATCATAGATACCGCAGGTCGTCTTCACACCCAGACAAATTTGGCAAATGAACTTAAAAAAATAAATCGCATCTGTGACAAAGCCCATAGCGGAGCTCCACATAGAACGGTGCTTATAATAGACGGTACACAAGGTAACTCTGCAATAGCACAGGCAAAAGCATTTAACGAGATGATTGGAGTTGATGGCATCATAATCACTAAACTAGACGGTACTGCAAAAGGCGGTTCGGTATTTTCTATAGCTTATGCCTTAGAGCTTCCTATCCTTTATGTAGGAACAGGAGAACAGCCTGAAAACTTAACACCTTTTGATAAGTACGAATTTGTTGATGGCTTATTAGATGCAATATTTCAAGAAGAAGACTAACTTTTTCTTGTAACTTTATATACAAAACTAAAAAGTTCCGCTACGACTTTATATAAAGCTTCCGGAACCTCTTTATCAAGTTCTACTTTAGACAACAACTCTATTAAATCTTCATCTTTTTTAATCGGCAGGTTATGTAACTCTGCTACTTTTATAATATTATCGGCTACCTTGCCCTCGCCTTTTGCTATAACCCTAGGTGCATTTTCTTTTGCTTTGTCATATCTGAGTGCCGCAGCTTTTTGTTTCATGCTTTTACCTCAAATCCCGTAGCCAGATTATCACTGAATTCATTATATGCACTTGTAGCATTTGTATCTTTTGGCTCAAATATTCTTATCTCCCGAGGTGTTACGTTTGCATCTATAATAGCACTTCTGAGTTCAGGCAAATTTTCTTTTACTATAGCTTGAAACTCTTTACTTGTAGTATATACGTGAAGAT
The genomic region above belongs to Sulfurimonas lithotrophica and contains:
- a CDS encoding cation diffusion facilitator family transporter codes for the protein MRLEKKATVVSTSVAGLLVIMKMTVGILSGSIAVLASAIDSFLDLIVSLFNFFALNTAEAAPNEDFNFGKGKMEPLAAVIEGTVISLSALFILYEALQKIINPQEMLYMSESIVVMFISIIITLLLVMFLNYVANKTNNLVIKADALHYKTDIFSNAAVLVAIGLVALTDEQIIDAVIGLGIAIYMIYSAIPIIKEGLLMLLDAALPEEDVEKIQAAITKHNAVTDYHFLTTRESGSHIFISVHAVFNVTISLYDAHLVADKIENEWRNLFPDKKVHALVHMDPYDDSEINKEEGKY
- the rny gene encoding ribonuclease Y, yielding MLNEMLLGGATATISGVIGFFISKKINSANFEVYVQQAKAKAHVIENEAQNLLEKSHLKSKEIELEAKKQFESAKDRARADLQQREDAVVQKEQDFKRYKKDEQRRLQDESSVLKQRKIDLQRNEKSLDSLKKKYEDNIQKALHAIEHSAGMTQDEARDILLKKVEDRSRSKIAHIVRKYENEAKKDAKKKANYILAQATSRFAGEFANERLTNIVHLDNDELKGRIIGKEGRNIKSLETLLGVDIIIDDTPNAIQVSSFNLYRRAIATKTIELLIEDGRIQPARIEEIFEKVSDEFEEAILNEGEELVADMDIGVMHPELMKLIGKLRYRASYGQNALAHTLEVAHLAGIMAAEMGGNIRLAKRAGLLHDIGKSMTHDVDGNHVDLGAEICKRYDEDDIVINAIYAHHGHEEMETIECACVCAADALSAARPGARREVLESFLKRVTEIEEIASTHTGVRQAYAINAGREVRVIVNATLINDDESILMAKEIAEEIEQKVQYPGEIKVNVIRESRAIVYAK
- a CDS encoding 5-formyltetrahydrofolate cyclo-ligase — protein: MTLTKNSFRQICLKKMKKIPKNSSIYNKNIINNLLMKELKGLNKKNILIYYPLPIEADIRKTILYLRKKNNLFIPFMENESFKIVPFRLPLQKKKFGIYEAGNSFKKINNIDIAIVPVVGVDGNLQRIGFGRGMYDRFFSKLKKRPYTIFTQAKICFTKEYICDHYDVTGDMLLSTDARLIKK
- a CDS encoding TlpA family protein disulfide reductase; its protein translation is MLNKSLVYITLILSLTFFTACSSDNEANDMLASNEFVLTTTDAKQIVVKKNDKDGFSIDGQNGKVIVFDIFATWCPPCQASASHLTSLQEKYKDKILVIGSTVERPEFTKEGNIVNDKLEEFRLKHNAKYTIVNSDQNLRLNNAITSSLKMGERYPIPTVVLYKDGKYINHYVGSIQEEFIESDIKRALEI
- the ftsY gene encoding signal recognition particle-docking protein FtsY produces the protein MLGFIKKSLSKTAEAIKTVAPKKKISFSKEEIEDILLEADVEYELIELILDQTYQEKITRDILRSKLLATLAYTTYKEPEYKAPFVELIVGVNGAGKTTTISKLAYRYKDEGKKVMLGAGDTFRAAAIEQLTQWANKLDIPIVASKQGHDSSAVAYDTIDSAKAKEYDNVIIDTAGRLHTQTNLANELKKINRICDKAHSGAPHRTVLIIDGTQGNSAIAQAKAFNEMIGVDGIIITKLDGTAKGGSVFSIAYALELPILYVGTGEQPENLTPFDKYEFVDGLLDAIFQEED
- a CDS encoding EscU/YscU/HrcU family type III secretion system export apparatus switch protein; this translates as MKQKAAALRYDKAKENAPRVIAKGEGKVADNIIKVAELHNLPIKKDEDLIELLSKVELDKEVPEALYKVVAELFSFVYKVTRKS